The sequence below is a genomic window from Acanthochromis polyacanthus isolate Apoly-LR-REF ecotype Palm Island chromosome 14, KAUST_Apoly_ChrSc, whole genome shotgun sequence.
ATCAACATGTCTCTGTCCTTACTGAGAGCTGATTGGtcagcagaacctgaactgtatcagactgtagcagaaccatCATGCATCTTTCTGACTGTAATGATATCATGTTGTTCTTGTCTTGTGACTGAccttctgatcctgagctgctGGCAGAAAACCTCTCCAGCAGATCTGTCCTGTTGATCTTCTTTAAAATCACTCTGGTCACCTGCACAGCTCTCTGAGGTTCATAAGTCTGTACCATCACATCCACAGTGTTACGCCTGTCTAGTGTCTGTAGTCGGCTCTTTTTGATGGCTTCGAGGCCTGGAACAATGTTGGACTCCTGCAGGGACCACTGGAAATCAGACAGCTCCTCATCATTCAGATCATCCAGGATGTTTTTGAGGATCTGTTTAGTCATGGTGTCTCCCtgataaagtcaaagaaaatgtcagcagttaatgaacagttgtgttgttggtgtggtGGAGGCTGTTGTGTAGCAGCAGGACTGCAGTTAATCCTACAAGACAATAAAAGTTTAGACCTCATAAACCAGGAGTTTATTTGGCTGCCATCTTGGTTCATCATTAATGCAGAACGATGATccatcacaaaatgacaaaaatgagactcaaaattacaaaaatgatttaaaaaaaagagagacaaattCAGACCCCAAGCtagaacaatttttaaaaaagccttccaaaattgcaaaaattatacaaattaaaacagaaaacaacataaacaagacagaaaactcctaaaatgagacaaatgtaGATAGTAAATGGTGAAAGAAATGAAAGCGTGCAGAGGTCAGACAGAGACCATCTCTGGTCCAGCTGGTCCTCAGGGATTAATATTACTTTAGTTTGATATATCTGAGGAAGaataagggctgcacagtagtgcAGTGGTTAGccctttcgccttgcagcaagaagatccccggttcaaatcccggcctgggatctttctgcatggagtttgcatgttctccctgtgcatgcgtgggttttctccgggtactccagcttcctcccacagtccaaaaacatgctgaggttaattggttactctaaattgtccgtaggtgtgattgtgtgtctgtatatgtagccctgtgacagactggtgacctgtccagggtgtcccctgccttcaccagagtcagctgggatagactccagcaccccccatgaccctagtgaggataaagcggtggatagagaatggatggatgaggaaGAATAATGACCTTCTAGGACTAAATAGagttcatcttttcattttcagatcatAAGTAGACCTTTAATTCTTCACAATATCCAGACATTGGAATTCTGGAGTGAAACATGGAAGAAACGTCCCAAATAAAGAGGCTGAATCCTAAAAGCTGCTGGTGGTCGTATTCAGCTCTGTAGATCCATATCGTCTTTATGCTGCTCTGACTTTGATCACTAATGGAAGTCATGAGTGTGGATGGACATCCTTGTTCCACTTCTGTTTGATCACAAACATTTGCTCCACACAATGTTCTAGTTCTACGTGTGTTGATGAAAAATCCATCGTTCAAAGCATTTCCATCCTACAGCTGTTGAACTGAAGTTCTGCTGATAAAAACAACTCATGTTTAGAACAACTTTagaactggctggcaaacacaAATAATATTTACTGATAGAACACATTGATTTGGTtttagggaaaaaaagacactgattaaatgttttaattgtgtcaCAACAACGCTGATTTTGAGTTAAAATACGACGAATGATTCAATCCATTTGATGTTCTATAGatatataaaagataaaaaccagtttaaagtgtcttttactttttatttttataattaaagaataatctacctcagaaaccaactataacataaatcacataaacagtgacattacagtcactacgTTTAAgttaaagatttaatttaatgaattattgtattttacaaatttctattctCAAGCAGCCCACTaaattaataactaaaattttgtgctacgTAATgatcttttagttttattttaaagttttcaatattccccgtttttgagaaactccggatgttatcgctcgctcccaacaaaagcatcattttttaaaaaatattttggatttcgattaattagacaatgaacaaattgacataatttcctggtgggtgtgtttatgcagcctattaaatacttttttccccatgaaataaagtacaatccatacatcatggtccagtgttcattgtttgttttgttcactgacatagtgcaataaagttttgttttctaaaccatccagtaccgtaatgaatattgaatgaatatggcatctcgtttacatctctaattaaggagcaagaaatttactgatgttgatttatgattcaagacaagaagaggacacactgtgtgcccctttaatgtccaaaaggccaattaaggtcaaaatctcacagattctttgaccaatttggaccaacctgcacatgtttcatattgggtcctaaagcaatactggtgtacgtttcagaccaccaggacctacaacggcaaaataggagcaaaaaagacactggaacaggggcctttgttaaaatgaatgagaaacagtgtgagaacatcaatcaaagtgcaccaaagtgcataaagtcatagaacagggtgtgctgaatgctctgggagcaagtctgcagtgaaaacacctttgaaggggtcaagggtcactaaatctgaagacttcaaatgaaggacacattttgtgcaacatatcaagtatcataaaagtcattcccagtggaattcaagtctgatattgtgtgggactattcagagcagtcacatgaagcactgtatctgttttcaagggtctagccccacgggaacctgcttttttcagcagtgacgcctgctagtagtgatgaagcctgaggccttcaaacgtgtaaaaatcattcctgctcggtcatttttgggtctagtgacaccaaatcgtacacactcctactagaccaccccctgaccttgcatattttttttcttcagagagttagctcaaaaggggctcGATCACGGCCCTGTTTcttactctacggttaaccctttcatgtccaaatgcttcaaaacgggctaaaaaggtcaaaatctcacacattccttcatcaatttggaccaaactgcacaggttctagatatagaggctaatgtgaatgctcatgcacgtttcagacctccaggggccctgaagaaggaatgagggccaaaaaaaaacaaagtgcattttttcagttctctgtacttctatccatggttgtgctgttttcatagaggcacacaactttatattgcagtaaacacAATGAGCCCAGGGGGATTTAAAATACGACTGGAGCAACTAGAAACTACTTCAGAGAGTTAATGACACACCAGCAtagcaacacaactacagcaacaacaaataccacaacatctacagagaaaCATATCATTATTGCTCTCctcattattacaaaatatacatactctttatatatgaggaaccataaacacgctaaagacacaataaagtaataaagtttcacacaaacagacctaagttttgtgtgtgtgggcaaagtgttcttttcagagtcagtcagcgcagcacagtgaggtgcaccaaagaaaatgaatgataaaatgatgactaaatgctgagatgttatgatgaataaaacaaagatttttcagtgatggaatattcttttccacttgtacaatgactgcaaggaaattgtgctgcaaccaaacagcaaactctttgaatgaacaataaaggcaacatggaaatgcagaaaattacagtttgtcaaacgtcTGCTTGAAGCTGTTTCAAAAACGAGTTAATCTCTATGGATCCCTGCGTTAAAATGTCCAGgtttacagcagtcttttttgctcctactttgccgttgtaggtcctggcggtctgaaaacgtacaccagtatttctttaggacccaatatcaagcatgtgcaggttggtccaaatcggtcaaagaatctgtgagattttgaccttaattggccttttggacattaaaggggcacacttcCAAATTTCAACATGGCACCATTTGGCCCCCTGTTGATCGAGGAGGCTGATATTATGTATACCGATTCAcagggggccctagtacttgtggttaagatttcgtcccgttcaggtaaaaaatgagggtgagggtctaattccactggcagaaggctctcagggtcaatGAGTctaacaagacctgattttccagcatgaacacttagtcagatttttctactgggaccctggggctgatcttttagtatgttatactaggctatatttggaactgaactgtgctggtttggtgtctctatgaccttcctgtgacccctggcacagggtcaaaatgtcacatttttggacattgaagccccataaattagtaatttttgcatcaaatgagctgaaacttttaggggtgattcaggtgaccttggtgaacaattgatttgaagcacaagtctctaggttgttcctggagctacttccggtttgggaggggctagcaaaacagttccagtggatttagattttacatgtttcagaggtaccagatcccaggtttcagctctctgagtgttacagaagagaaatgagagcaaaagagggacaactATTGAAAACCgtgtttttttggccctcattccttcttcagggcccctggaggtctgaaacgtgcatgagcgttcacattagcctctatatctagaacctgtgcagtttggtccaaattgatGAAGGAatgattttgacctttttagcccgttttgaagcatttggacattaaagggttaaccgtagagtcagaaacagggccgtgctcgggccccttttgagctaactctctgaaaaaaaatatgcaaggtcaggaggtggtctagtaggagcgtgtacgatttggtgtcactagacccaaaaatgaccgagcaggaatgatttttacacgtttgaaggcctcaggcttcatcactactagcaggcctcactgctgaaaaaagcaggttcccatggagctagacccttgaaaacagacacagtgcttcatgtgactgctctgaacagtcccacacaatatcagacttgaattccactgggaatgacttttatgatacttgatatgttgcacaaaatgtctccttcatttgaagtcttcagatttagtgacccttgaccccttcaaaggtgttttcactgcagacttgctcccagagcattcagcacaccctgttctatgactttatgcactttggtgcactttgatgttctcacactgtttctcattcattttaacaaaggcccctgttccagtgtcttctttgctcctattttgccgttgtaggtcctggtggtctgaaaacgtacaccagtatttctttaggacccaatatgaaacatgtgcaggttggtccaaatcggtcaaagaatctgtgagattttgaccttaattggccttttggacattaaagggacacacagtgtgtcctctgcttgtcttgaatcataaatcaacgtcagtaaatttcttgctccttaattagagatgtaaacgagatgccatattcattcaatattcattacggtactggatggtttaaaaaacaaaactttattgcactatgtcagtgaacaaaacaaacaatgaacaccggaccatgatgtatggattgtactttatttcatggggaaaaaagtgtttaataggctgcataaacacacccaccaggaaattacgtcaatttgttcattgtctaattaatcgaaatccaaaatattttttaaaaaatgatgcttttgtcgggagcgagcgataacatccggattttctcaaaaacggggaatattgaaaactttaaaattaaactaaaagagtattatgtagcacaaaattttagttattaatttagtgggttgcttgggaatagaaatttgtaaaatacaataattcattaaattaaatcttaaacttaaatgtagtgactgtaatgtcactgtttatgtgatttatgttataGTTGGTTactgaggtagattattctttaattattactgttaggtcatcgtatctttgaagaagaacattttatttttataattcaaggtgggagtattatgtgttgtatgcttttggttagtacaggttttgtatatgtatgttatttgtattgtatacgtgtatttttgtatgcattgtttatgtattgtgtaatttgatttgtatgtattttgtgtacatgttgctttttggtgttgtcacaaatgaaattatgaagaccccaggaagaatagctgctgctttgcaaaagctgataggggatcttaataaaacaaacaaacaaacttatgtaaagttctttatatatgtgtcttttttagttaaaagacaggacattgtaattgtaagatgtcattgatttacacct
It includes:
- the LOC127537217 gene encoding uncharacterized protein LOC127537217 isoform X2 produces the protein MTKQILKNILDDLNDEELSDFQWSLQESNIVPGLEAIKKSRLQTLDRRNTVDVMVQTYEPQRAVQVTRVILKKINRTDLLERFSASSSGSEVPVSDVGEPSENREPSSSQTQPPLPQTEGKTDGFFGL